One Desulfovibrio fairfieldensis genomic window carries:
- a CDS encoding ATPase, T2SS/T4P/T4SS family has translation MSLADLQFSDLLLFPDGSARLKGCPGVGPQLVPVPEACAPEVAGLPDLLGKYEQMAMRYRHGDITYRVARIDDVDGKRIWFLRRLAETVPPFESLGLLPVLCSWLMGAEQRQGLVLFSGAQASGKTTTASAFVARRLEVYGGHSVTFENPAELPLAGSWGEYGYCFQTEIAGEAELAQEIERAHRYASPDIIFIGEIRTRHAALEALRVSLGSSRQLVVATIHGQDVITALERLVTWARELDGNAGQNLADALLAVVHLSLESGADGQRCLTSPQFLLLPFKESSRGIRVKLRDGKLNTLTDDMRELKARIANKGEQAI, from the coding sequence ATGTCCCTGGCGGATCTGCAATTCAGCGATTTGCTGCTTTTCCCTGATGGTTCCGCGCGTCTGAAGGGCTGCCCCGGCGTCGGGCCGCAGCTCGTGCCCGTGCCGGAGGCCTGCGCGCCGGAAGTGGCGGGTCTGCCGGATCTGCTCGGCAAATATGAGCAGATGGCCATGCGCTACCGGCATGGGGACATCACCTATCGTGTGGCCAGGATCGACGACGTGGACGGCAAACGGATCTGGTTTCTGCGCCGTCTCGCGGAAACCGTGCCGCCATTCGAATCCCTGGGGCTGTTGCCGGTGCTTTGCTCCTGGCTCATGGGCGCGGAACAGCGTCAGGGACTGGTGCTGTTCTCCGGCGCGCAGGCCTCCGGCAAGACGACCACGGCCAGCGCCTTCGTGGCCAGACGCCTGGAAGTCTACGGCGGGCATTCCGTCACTTTCGAAAATCCGGCTGAGCTGCCCCTGGCCGGAAGCTGGGGCGAGTACGGCTACTGCTTCCAGACGGAAATCGCCGGTGAGGCGGAACTGGCCCAGGAAATCGAACGCGCCCACCGCTATGCCTCGCCGGACATCATCTTCATCGGCGAGATCCGGACGCGCCATGCGGCGCTGGAGGCGCTGCGCGTCTCCCTGGGCTCCAGCCGCCAGCTTGTGGTGGCCACCATCCACGGCCAGGACGTGATCACGGCCCTGGAGCGCCTTGTCACCTGGGCGCGGGAGCTGGACGGGAATGCCGGCCAGAATCTGGCGGACGCCCTGCTGGCGGTTGTCCATCTTTCCCTGGAAAGCGGCGCGGACGGTCAACGCTGTCTGACCTCCCCGCAATTTCTCCTGCTGCCCTTCAAGGAGTCGTCGCGCGGCATCCGGGTCAAGCTGCGGGACGGTAAGCTCAACACGCTGACGGACGACATGCGCGAGCTCAAGGCGCGGATCGCGAACAAGGGGGAACAGGCCATATGA
- the pilV gene encoding shufflon system plasmid conjugative transfer pilus tip adhesin PilV, which translates to MKVMEAIGVLLILAMLLPKLADMMFAGLMDTQKRQAADHLALVSRASANYVRKHQTTLNSQASATSGPTVSVADLVSDGLLPDGFNDRNIWGQSYGIYIRKDAVSGHLRAVVLTTGGRGNETDRFLNVVVPGAAALVGGSGGFVPTGDVPGQAAGTLQGAGGGWSLSLAGMGVPSPGAGHLGALTSFDSSALGQDFLYRVAVPGHEELNAMQTELDMTDHAIRNVSELQFQEREITDEACAAPEDQGRVFLDRVQGLYLCRNNSLEIIGDTGNSAPLKNVTVAKNGDRITKPVCAPNTGTAPAVFTSPSIAEAGPEAPPLTSFQTWATSLSDTEWQVHMRVQTGNKRLDGSDDQGWVYPADDYGRIMVLAMCIKQTETP; encoded by the coding sequence ATGAAAGTCATGGAAGCCATCGGCGTACTGCTGATTCTGGCCATGCTCCTGCCCAAGCTGGCGGACATGATGTTCGCGGGCCTTATGGACACGCAAAAACGTCAGGCGGCGGATCATCTGGCGTTGGTCAGCCGGGCCTCGGCCAACTATGTACGCAAGCACCAGACAACGCTGAATTCGCAGGCTTCGGCCACGTCCGGGCCAACGGTTTCCGTGGCGGATCTGGTCAGCGACGGCCTGCTGCCGGACGGCTTCAATGACCGAAATATCTGGGGCCAATCATACGGCATTTACATCCGCAAGGACGCCGTCAGCGGCCATTTGCGCGCCGTGGTGCTGACCACGGGCGGACGGGGCAATGAGACGGACAGATTTCTCAATGTGGTGGTGCCCGGAGCCGCCGCGCTGGTGGGCGGATCCGGCGGCTTCGTGCCTACCGGCGACGTTCCCGGTCAGGCCGCCGGCACCTTGCAGGGTGCCGGCGGGGGCTGGTCCCTGTCCCTGGCCGGTATGGGCGTTCCTTCCCCCGGTGCCGGGCATCTCGGAGCACTGACCAGCTTTGATTCCAGCGCTCTTGGCCAGGATTTTCTCTATCGCGTGGCCGTGCCCGGCCATGAAGAGCTGAACGCCATGCAGACGGAGCTGGACATGACGGACCATGCCATCCGCAATGTCTCGGAACTCCAGTTCCAGGAACGGGAGATTACTGACGAGGCCTGCGCCGCGCCGGAAGATCAGGGGCGTGTCTTCCTGGATCGCGTCCAAGGCCTCTATCTCTGTCGGAACAACTCCCTGGAAATCATCGGGGACACCGGCAACTCCGCGCCGCTGAAAAACGTCACTGTGGCCAAAAACGGGGACCGGATCACAAAGCCGGTCTGCGCCCCCAACACGGGCACGGCTCCGGCCGTTTTTACCTCGCCCTCCATCGCTGAAGCCGGGCCTGAAGCGCCGCCTCTTACATCCTTCCAGACCTGGGCCACGTCCCTTTCGGACACGGAATGGCAGGTCCATATGCGCGTCCAGACCGGGAACAAGAGGCTGGATGGTTCCGATGACCAAGGCTGGGTCTATCCGGCTGACGACTATGGCCGGATCATGGTGCTGGCTATGTGTATTAAGCAGACGGAAACGCCGTAG
- a CDS encoding type II secretion system F family protein, with product MNIQDILARLSFDAATRIRTWKKLAMQAQYGLPLKDSLRNLRDQTQRRNPTLAKVFDQVLEHMSSGHYLDTALTGYASPEEIMLIASGQKAGKLPEGLRMAAELLEDKRKIVGAVAGALTYPLFLFLMASTMLVIVALYVMPELVQLSDPGNWTGSARGLYLISALIGSWGGIVLLAALVGGCVVLVLTLPLWTGPARKIADRFPPWSMYRLTVGGVWLFTLSTLMRSGMQLSHILNTMLASENTSPYLRERIRAISNQVGRGENIGEAMYLCNLDFPDRELIDDFRIYAGLPHFKDQLQDFARDWLREGIAAIQRKARLLNVVFLLLIIGQMLLIAMSVMDLQSQLSTQSMGGL from the coding sequence GCCATGCAGGCGCAATACGGCCTGCCGCTCAAGGACAGCCTGCGCAATCTGCGGGATCAGACGCAGCGCCGCAATCCGACGCTGGCCAAGGTTTTTGACCAGGTGCTGGAGCATATGAGCAGCGGCCATTATCTGGACACGGCCCTGACGGGCTATGCCTCGCCGGAAGAGATCATGCTGATCGCCTCCGGCCAGAAGGCCGGCAAGCTGCCGGAAGGTCTGCGCATGGCAGCGGAACTGCTGGAGGACAAGCGCAAAATCGTCGGCGCTGTGGCCGGAGCCCTGACCTATCCGCTGTTCCTCTTCCTCATGGCGTCAACCATGCTGGTTATTGTGGCGCTGTATGTCATGCCGGAACTTGTCCAGCTCTCTGATCCCGGCAACTGGACCGGCTCCGCGCGCGGTTTGTATCTCATCAGCGCACTCATCGGCTCCTGGGGCGGCATTGTCCTGCTTGCCGCCCTGGTGGGTGGATGCGTGGTTCTTGTCCTCACGCTGCCCCTCTGGACCGGCCCGGCCCGGAAGATAGCCGACAGATTCCCGCCCTGGTCCATGTACCGTCTGACGGTCGGCGGCGTCTGGCTCTTCACCCTGTCCACGCTGATGCGCTCCGGCATGCAGCTCTCGCATATCCTCAACACCATGCTGGCCTCGGAAAACACCAGCCCGTATTTGCGCGAGCGTATCCGGGCCATCAGCAACCAGGTGGGCCGGGGCGAGAACATCGGGGAAGCCATGTATCTCTGCAACCTGGACTTTCCGGACCGGGAACTGATCGACGATTTCCGCATCTATGCCGGCCTGCCGCATTTCAAGGACCAACTTCAGGATTTCGCCCGCGACTGGCTTCGGGAAGGCATTGCCGCCATTCAGCGCAAGGCGCGGCTGCTCAATGTGGTCTTTCTGTTGTTGATTATCGGGCAAATGCTTCTGATTGCCATGTCGGTCATGGACCTGCAATCGCAACTGTCAACGCAAAGCATGGGGGGTTTGTAA
- the pilM gene encoding type IV pilus biogenesis protein PilM, whose protein sequence is MKIMAVLALLLGVMAILSPSVSYRDDYAPAARSVALNYAVYRNAAFLYALKHKPNGTISQAVLELPPEWHALRAWSARVEGGRCYVYGPASAEEIAATWELFQGSFAVGRAENGRLTPDGLTPLPAFIPADSLASVVEVD, encoded by the coding sequence ATGAAGATTATGGCGGTGCTTGCGCTTCTGCTTGGCGTTATGGCCATTCTTTCGCCGTCCGTGAGCTACAGGGATGACTATGCGCCTGCGGCCCGGAGCGTGGCCCTGAATTACGCCGTTTATCGTAACGCGGCCTTTCTCTACGCCCTGAAGCACAAGCCCAACGGAACTATTTCTCAGGCCGTTCTGGAGCTTCCGCCGGAATGGCATGCCCTGCGGGCCTGGTCCGCACGGGTGGAAGGCGGGCGCTGCTATGTGTACGGCCCGGCTTCAGCGGAAGAGATCGCGGCCACCTGGGAACTTTTTCAGGGCAGTTTTGCCGTGGGCCGGGCCGAAAACGGGCGTCTGACGCCGGACGGACTCACGCCCCTGCCGGCCTTTATCCCGGCCGACAGTCTGGCCAGCGTTGTGGAGGTGGACTGA
- a CDS encoding type 4 pilus major pilin produces the protein MNMMEVLGGLLISLIVITVAAGYLNSGFSKSKVASLEQDLVTMRMQVQQLFSASSDYSGLDNETAIKAGVVPKSLIKGNNLKTPWGGEINLSTNDANGSFTIELSGIPQDECTQLTRFQTDAWLSVGVNGNTLDSDNTIADIVNSCTTTNTIAYEAR, from the coding sequence ATGAATATGATGGAAGTGCTCGGCGGATTATTGATCAGTCTGATAGTTATAACCGTCGCGGCTGGGTATCTGAACTCCGGTTTCTCGAAAAGCAAGGTCGCGTCCCTGGAACAGGATCTTGTGACCATGCGCATGCAGGTTCAGCAACTCTTTTCCGCTTCCTCGGACTACAGCGGCCTGGACAACGAGACGGCCATCAAGGCGGGCGTCGTCCCCAAAAGCCTGATCAAGGGCAATAACCTGAAGACCCCCTGGGGCGGTGAAATCAATCTGTCTACCAACGATGCCAACGGCAGTTTCACGATTGAGCTGTCCGGCATTCCCCAGGATGAATGCACCCAACTGACCAGGTTCCAGACTGATGCCTGGCTCTCGGTAGGTGTGAACGGCAATACCCTGGACAGCGACAACACCATTGCGGACATCGTGAACTCCTGCACGACGACCAACACGATTGCTTACGAGGCCCGGTAG